The proteins below are encoded in one region of Oncorhynchus nerka isolate Pitt River linkage group LG15, Oner_Uvic_2.0, whole genome shotgun sequence:
- the LOC115143485 gene encoding potassium voltage-gated channel subfamily A member 10-like, with protein MEVPLVNFENMDDIGINMGVPGDSGYPTSPTSEAAPDQNPVTNRVMSPNPSQHHVHQTRPEGFSPSTTPILTTKDPSSCNSLLSNFKLLMNSEGSPTDSVFSKLVQECCDNEEDLFGEKLGVEDGDPKVVINISGMMFETQLKTLSQFPDSLLGDPMKRMEYFDPMKNEYFFDRNRPSFDGILYFYQSGGKVRRPANVPLEIFAREIVFYELGREAMEQFREIEGFITEPEPLLPTNEVHKQFWLLFEYPESSSAARSVALVSVFVIVISIFIFCLETLPEFRDDVDFITTFSLGVNGTQEGPPIVQKDLFAYFTDPFFIVETICIIWFCFELGVRFVVCPSKSDFFHNIMNTIDIVSIIPYFVTMATELYTTPDEDINSSQNMSLAILRIIRLVRVFRIFKLSRHSKGLQILGQTLKASMRELGLLIFFLFIGVILFSSAIYFAEVDEPHTQFVSIPDGFWWAVVTMTTVGYGDMCPTTLGGKMVGTLCAISGVLTIALPVPVIVSNFNYFYHRETEQAEKQVIDDAAEAAQKITDANKYEYGSTPSLNINTINGSLQNDKNGM; from the coding sequence ATGGAGGTGCCACTGGTTAACTTTGAGAACATGGATGATATCGGCATCAACATGGGCGTCCCCGGTGATTCGGGGTACCCCACTTCACCCACTTCAGAGGCAGCGCCTGATCAGAACCCTGTCACCAATCGTGTGATGTCACCAAATCCATCACAGCACCATGTGCACCAGACCAGGCCAGAGGGGTTTTCTCCCTCTACAACGCCTATACTGACTACTAAAGACCCGTCTAGCTGCAACAGTCTGCTGTCCAACTTCAAACTCCTGATGAACAGTGAAGGCTCGCCGACCGACAGTGTCTTCAGTAAGCTGGTTCAGGAGTGCTGTGATAACGAAGAAGACCTGTTTGGGGAGAAACTGGGAGTGGAGGATGGGGATCCGAAAGTGGTCATCAATATTTCAGGCATGATGTTCGAGACACAACTCAAAACTTTATCGCAGTTCCCAGACTCCCTCCTGGGAGACCCCATGAAAAGGATGGAATACTTTGACCCGATGAAGAACGAGTACTTTTTCGACCGGAACCGTCCCAGCTTTGATGGGATCTTGTACTTCTATCAGTCTGGGGGCAAAGTCCGAAGACCAGCCAACGTCCCCTTAGAGATTTTCGCAAGAGAGATAGTTTTCTATGAGTTAGGAAGAGAAGCTATGGAACAGTTCCGGGAAATTGAGGGGTTCATAACAGAACCTGAGCCGCTGTTGCCCACCAACGAGGTCCACAAGCAGTTCTGGCTCCTGTTTGAGTATCCGGAGAGTTCCAGTGCAGCTAGGTCAGTGGCCCTGGTGTCTGTCTTCGTTATTGTCATCTCTATCTTCATTTTCTGCCTGGAGACTCTGCCAGAGTTCCGTGACGACGTAGACTTTATCACCACCTTTTCCCTGGGGGTCAATGGAACCCAGGAGGGTCCTCCTATAGTCCAAAAAGACTTATTCGCCTATTTCACAGACCCCTTTTTCATTGTGGAAACCATCTGCATAATTTGGTTCTGCTTTGAGCTTGGCGTACGCTTTGTGGTCTGCCCCAGCAAAAGTGACTTCTTCCACAACATTATGAACACCATTGACATTGTCTCTATAATACCCTATTTCGTAACCATGGCTACAGAGCTGTACACCACGCCAGATGAAGACATCAACTCCAGCCAAAACATGTCACTGGCCATCTTACGCATCATCCGTCTAGTGCGAGTCTTCCGGATCTTTAAGCTGTCGCGACACTCCAAGGGACTGCAGATCCTGGGCCAGACCCTGAAGGCTAGTATGAGGGAGCTGGGTCTGTTGATCTTCTTCCTCTTTATTGGAGTCATACTGTTCTCCAGTGCCATCTACTTTGCTGAGGTGGACGAGCCCCACACACAGTTTGTCAGTATCCCTGACGGGTTCTGGTGGGCTGTGGTGACAATGACCACTGTGGGATACGGGGACATGTGCCCTACTACTTTGGGAGGCAAAATGGTGGGGACTCTCTGTGCCATTTCCGGCGTGTTGACCATTGCCTTACCCGTCCCTGTTATCGTCTCCAACTTTAACTATTTCTACCACCGGGAGACAGAGCAAGCAGAGAAACAAGTGATTGACGATGCAGCAGAAGCAGCTCAGAAAATAACCGACGCAAATAAGTATGAGTATGGTAGCACACCCTCTCTTAACATTAACACAATCAATGGTAGCTTGCAGAATGACAAGAATGGTATGTAA